GGAAGCGCGCGTGAGCTCTATGGTCCGGTATATCGCATCGGAGGTTATAGCGCCGGGGACATCCTTCAGGGCTATGTGCCTTGTGACAAGGGTTATCTTCAGGTCTTGCGATACGAAGATCATCGCCACGTGCCGGGTGCGCGTCCTGGCGGCGAGGTACTCGGTGTGGCCTTCGAATAGGGTATAGGGTTTAGGGTATAGGGTATCGTGTAAAAATAGATTGATCGACGCTTTGTTGACGGGCCCGGTGACGAGGGCGTCCGCCCTTCCCTTTTTAAGTATCTCCAGCGCGGTATCCAGGTACTCGATCGCCGCCCTGCCGTATTCCGGGCGCGATCGGCCGCACCGGAGATCTTTCCGGCTGACGTTCGCGAGGTCGAGGATATCGAACCCGCATCTTACGCCGGACCTTTTTCCCGCCTTTTCTATTACGGAAAGGTCCCCTATGACCAAAAAATTGGCAAGCCCTGAAATTTCCCGGCTTGCCAGCGCTTTCACCGTGACCTCCGCGCCTATGCCGGCGGGGTCGCCCATGGTGATGATGACGGAGGGTTTATTTGAAGTCGATGTAGGCATTCTTCTTCAGATCCTCAACCCACCCTTCTATCTTTCCCTTTATCTTTTCCCTGAATATCGCCTGTTCTATCTCCCTCTTCACTTCGGAAAGCTCTCTTATCCTGCCCTTCCGCTTCTCCTCGACCTTGAATATGTGATATCCGAGGCTCGTTTCGATCACGCCCGACACTTCCCCTTCCTTCATGCTGAATACGACCGACTCTATCTCGGGCAGGAGGTCGCCCTTCTTGACATACCCCATCAGGCCGCCCTCTTCGGCGTAGGGCCCCTGCGAATACCCCTTGGCGAGCGCATCGAAGTCGCCCCCGTCTTTGATGCGTTTAAGGATCTCGTTCGCCAGGCTTAAGGCCTTACCGGCGCCGTCGGGACCTTCTTCCGGCCTTATAAGTATATTCCTGACCTTGAGGTCCTCGCCCTGCTCGTATTCGTTTATATGCGCTTTGTAATAATCGGATATCTCGCCCGGGGTCACGTTCACTTTCGACCCGACCTTCTGGTCGATCAGCCGTCTCATCATGAGCTGTTCCCTGTAACGCTTCCTCAGGTCTTTGGCCGCAATGCCCTGCTCCAGGAGGGCGCGCTCGAACGCTTCGTTGGAATCAAATTGTTTTTTGGCCTCATCCAGCCTTTCATCCACCTCTTTTTCGTCCACCGTCACATTAAGGCGCTTCGCTTCGCTCAGGATAAGACGGTCTTCTATAAGCTGGTTGAGGACCTTCTGCCTGGCCTCATCCAGCTTCTGTATGAGATCGTCGCCGTAATAGACCGTACGGTACTGCTCATATATGGGTTCAAGTATACGGTCGATCTCGCGCCGCGTTATGAGCTCGCTGTTGACCACCACCTCTATCTTGTCCAGCACCTCGGCGAAGGCGGGCATCGCCTGGACCGCCGCCGCGAAACAGATGAATGCTGTCGTCAATATTTTTTTCATGGTCTTCATTGCGCTGCGGGCTTATCCGCATCTCCCCCGTCCGGCCCTACCGCGTCTTCGTCAACGCGGACGTTGTACCTCTCCTTCAGCCCGGCCATAAAGAGATCGAACTGATCGGCGCGCTTACGCTTCCTGAGCTCTTCTTCTATGGCCCGCCTGACCCTGTCCAACGTCTCCACGCCCGGCTCTTTCCGGTCGGTCAATTTTATTATATGGTATCCGAACTGGGTACGGACTATATCGCTCGTCTCGCCCACTTTCAGTTTAAGGCAGGCGTTCTCGAACTCCGGGACGAGCTGTCCCATCCTGAAATATCCCACATCCCCTCCGCGGCTGGCGGTGGCGTCCGTTGAGCGCGCCCTGGCGAGCTCTTCAAAGCTGGCCCCGCCGGCAAGTTCCGCCTGGACCGCCCTCGCCTCTTCTTCGGTAGCTACAAGTATGTGGGACGCCCTCCACAGTTCCGGCGTCTTAAAATCATCTTTGTGGTCTTCGTAAAACTGCGTCACTTCCCCGTCGCTTATCTGTATCTTGTCATCGACTTCGTTCTTGAGCA
The genomic region above belongs to Candidatus Omnitrophota bacterium and contains:
- the pdxA gene encoding 4-hydroxythreonine-4-phosphate dehydrogenase PdxA; amino-acid sequence: MPTSTSNKPSVIITMGDPAGIGAEVTVKALASREISGLANFLVIGDLSVIEKAGKRSGVRCGFDILDLANVSRKDLRCGRSRPEYGRAAIEYLDTALEILKKGRADALVTGPVNKASINLFLHDTLYPKPYTLFEGHTEYLAARTRTRHVAMIFVSQDLKITLVTRHIALKDVPGAITSDAIYRTIELTRASLKYFFGIRHPKICVSGLNPHAGEGGRFGDEEKRVILPAVRRAALKFGGIYGPAVPDVVFYDALNKKYDAVVAIYHDQGLIPFKMLHFKDGVNLTVGLPFIRTSPDHGTAFDIAGKGIADPSSMKEAIRLACRLAAKRDRCSR
- a CDS encoding peptidylprolyl isomerase, translated to MKTMKKILTTAFICFAAAVQAMPAFAEVLDKIEVVVNSELITRREIDRILEPIYEQYRTVYYGDDLIQKLDEARQKVLNQLIEDRLILSEAKRLNVTVDEKEVDERLDEAKKQFDSNEAFERALLEQGIAAKDLRKRYREQLMMRRLIDQKVGSKVNVTPGEISDYYKAHINEYEQGEDLKVRNILIRPEEGPDGAGKALSLANEILKRIKDGGDFDALAKGYSQGPYAEEGGLMGYVKKGDLLPEIESVVFSMKEGEVSGVIETSLGYHIFKVEEKRKGRIRELSEVKREIEQAIFREKIKGKIEGWVEDLKKNAYIDFK
- a CDS encoding peptidyl-prolyl cis-trans isomerase, whose translation is MRRLSPVTISIGISMALAIGLISAGCGKKGTGDKVLANVSNKAITTKDFERRIARLPAYYRDIADKNKKRFLDEYVMETIFYEEAVRKGIDRDREVKDILEEAKKKILITKLLKNEVDDKIQISDGEVTQFYEDHKDDFKTPELWRASHILVATEEEARAVQAELAGGASFEELARARSTDATASRGGDVGYFRMGQLVPEFENACLKLKVGETSDIVRTQFGYHIIKLTDRKEPGVETLDRVRRAIEEELRKRKRADQFDLFMAGLKERYNVRVDEDAVGPDGGDADKPAAQ